From the Micromonospora sediminicola genome, one window contains:
- a CDS encoding DHA2 family efflux MFS transporter permease subunit produces MTTETATPERAGAPATGHRWRWIALAVILSAEVMDLLDVLVTNLAGPAIRADLGGSPAVIQWLGAGYTLAMAVGLVTGGRLGDLYGRRRMFLVGVLGFTAASALCALAAGPGTLITARVVQGLFGALLLPQGLGLIKEMFSADELAAAFGAFGPVMGLSAVGGPILAGWLVDADLAGTGWRAIFLINVPLGLLAALGALCFLPESRATRATRLDLPGVLLVSLGAVLLVHPLVQGRELGWPWWTLAMPVGAVLVLALFARYELARQRAGRDPLVVPTLFRRRAFTGGLVAGLAFFTALTGFSLVFSLYLQLGLGWSPLRTGLASVPQALGMVLAFVLAGAGLARRLGRRLIHLGLGVVVAGVAGMLLTLRLVGDDVTPWRLTPALLAVGFGMGLVMAPFFDIVLSGVGEEETGSASGTLTAVQQLGGALGVALLGTVFFDAATAGVGHAVRVTLVAELGLLLVTIAGAFLLPRRAREGVAH; encoded by the coding sequence ATGACCACCGAAACCGCGACGCCGGAGCGGGCGGGCGCGCCCGCCACCGGCCACCGCTGGCGCTGGATCGCGCTCGCGGTGATCCTCAGCGCCGAGGTGATGGACCTGCTCGACGTGCTGGTCACCAACCTCGCCGGCCCGGCGATCCGGGCCGACCTCGGCGGCTCGCCCGCCGTCATCCAGTGGCTCGGCGCCGGCTACACCCTGGCCATGGCCGTCGGCCTGGTCACCGGCGGCCGGCTCGGCGACCTCTACGGCCGGCGCCGGATGTTCCTGGTCGGGGTGCTCGGCTTCACCGCCGCCTCGGCCCTGTGCGCGCTGGCCGCCGGCCCCGGCACGCTGATCACCGCCCGAGTGGTGCAGGGCCTCTTCGGCGCCCTGCTCCTCCCGCAGGGGCTCGGCCTGATCAAGGAGATGTTCTCGGCGGACGAGCTGGCCGCCGCCTTCGGCGCCTTCGGCCCGGTGATGGGGCTCTCCGCGGTCGGCGGTCCGATCCTGGCCGGGTGGTTGGTCGACGCCGACCTGGCCGGCACCGGCTGGCGGGCCATCTTCCTGATCAACGTGCCGCTCGGCCTGCTCGCCGCGCTCGGCGCGCTCTGTTTCCTGCCCGAGTCCCGGGCCACCCGGGCCACCCGCCTCGACCTGCCCGGCGTCCTGCTCGTCTCGCTCGGCGCGGTGCTGCTGGTCCATCCACTGGTGCAGGGACGGGAGCTGGGCTGGCCCTGGTGGACGCTGGCCATGCCGGTCGGCGCGGTCCTGGTCCTCGCGCTCTTCGCCCGCTACGAGCTGGCCCGACAGCGCGCCGGCCGCGACCCGCTGGTCGTGCCGACGCTGTTCCGCCGCCGCGCGTTCACCGGTGGGCTGGTCGCGGGCCTGGCGTTCTTCACCGCGCTGACCGGCTTCTCGCTGGTGTTCAGCCTCTATCTCCAGCTCGGCCTGGGCTGGTCACCGCTGCGCACCGGCCTGGCCTCGGTCCCGCAGGCGCTCGGCATGGTGCTCGCGTTCGTGCTGGCCGGCGCCGGCCTGGCGAGGCGGCTCGGCCGGCGACTGATCCACCTCGGCCTGGGGGTGGTGGTGGCCGGCGTCGCCGGGATGCTGCTCACCCTGCGTCTGGTCGGCGACGACGTCACCCCGTGGCGGCTGACGCCCGCGCTGCTCGCGGTCGGCTTCGGGATGGGGCTGGTGATGGCGCCCTTCTTCGACATCGTGCTCTCCGGGGTGGGCGAGGAGGAAACCGGTTCGGCCTCCGGCACGCTCACCGCCGTCCAGCAGCTCGGCGGCGCACTCGGTGTGGCCCTGCTCGGCACCGTCTTCTTCGACGCCGCGACGGCGGGGGTCGGCCACGCCGTGCGGGTCACCCTCGTCGCGGAGCTGGGCCTGCTGCTGGTCACGATCGCCGGCGCGTTCCTGCTGCCCCGCCGCGCCCGCGAGGGCGTCGCCCACTGA
- a CDS encoding ABC transporter permease encodes MTATSSPTTTTQPRRADRRPPALGGFCAPVLAIEIRRVLRNRRTLMFILVMPAVFFLLFGLPSRGEKLDNGLPVTGWIMISLAVYAAMVATTSAGAAVATERALGWSRQLRLTPLRPAAYVATKVATAMVLGLLGVLVEFAVGAASGVRLPAHVWLESGVTAWIGSLVFAAFGLFVGYLAPAENVMQFMGPALAILAMLGGLFVPLDLLPDVMRQIATFTPVYGVGQLARAPLTGTGVDWATVANVAAWTAFFGLGAARLFRRDTTRV; translated from the coding sequence ATGACCGCCACCTCCTCGCCCACCACCACCACCCAGCCCCGCCGGGCCGACCGCCGGCCCCCCGCGCTCGGCGGCTTCTGCGCCCCGGTGCTCGCCATCGAGATCCGCCGGGTGCTGCGCAACCGCCGCACGCTGATGTTCATCCTGGTCATGCCGGCGGTCTTCTTCCTCCTGTTCGGACTGCCCTCGCGCGGCGAGAAGCTGGACAACGGCCTGCCGGTCACCGGCTGGATCATGATCAGCCTGGCCGTGTACGCGGCCATGGTCGCCACCACCAGCGCCGGCGCCGCCGTGGCCACCGAGCGCGCGCTGGGCTGGAGCCGGCAGCTGCGGTTGACCCCGTTGCGTCCCGCCGCGTACGTGGCGACCAAGGTGGCCACCGCGATGGTGCTCGGGCTGCTCGGCGTGCTGGTGGAGTTCGCCGTCGGTGCCGCCTCCGGGGTCCGGCTGCCGGCGCACGTCTGGCTGGAGTCCGGCGTGACCGCCTGGATCGGCTCGCTGGTCTTCGCCGCGTTCGGACTCTTCGTCGGCTACCTCGCCCCGGCCGAGAACGTCATGCAGTTCATGGGCCCGGCCCTGGCCATCCTGGCCATGCTGGGCGGCCTGTTCGTTCCCCTCGATCTGCTGCCCGACGTGATGCGGCAGATCGCCACGTTCACCCCGGTGTACGGGGTCGGTCAGCTCGCCCGCGCGCCGCTGACCGGCACCGGGGTGGACTGGGCGACGGTCGCCAACGTGGCCGCCTGGACCGCGTTCTTCGGCCTCGGCGCGGCACGGCTGTTCCGCCGGGACACCACCCGGGTCTGA
- a CDS encoding alpha/beta hydrolase, translating to MGVPTGRVDTIVLIHGLWMTSRSWEHWAARYAARGFRVLTPAWPGMDGEPAELRADPTPIAGQRIATIVEHYAAIIRELPRPPIVMGHSFGGLIAQLLLDRRLGAAVVGVHPAPVKGVLKLPPSTLRSGFSILRNPANRHRAVPFTAEDFRYAFGNTISQDQSDAAWERYAVPGAGHVLFEGSFANLDPHSATEIDRTRADRAPLLITAGGEDHVIPASLAVSLANLYRSSTGITSYREFPGRSHFVGGEPGWEEEADFALEWAVEAANEFSPTVVSEAPRR from the coding sequence ATGGGTGTACCGACGGGACGGGTCGACACGATCGTGCTCATCCACGGGCTCTGGATGACCTCACGCAGCTGGGAGCACTGGGCCGCGCGCTACGCGGCGCGCGGCTTTCGGGTGCTCACCCCGGCCTGGCCCGGCATGGACGGGGAGCCGGCCGAGCTGCGCGCCGACCCCACCCCGATCGCCGGGCAGCGCATCGCCACGATCGTCGAGCACTACGCGGCGATCATCCGCGAGCTGCCCCGCCCGCCGATCGTGATGGGGCACTCGTTCGGCGGCCTGATCGCCCAGCTGCTGCTCGACCGCCGCCTCGGCGCGGCCGTCGTCGGCGTGCACCCCGCGCCGGTCAAGGGCGTGCTCAAGCTCCCGCCGAGCACGCTGCGCTCCGGCTTCTCCATCCTGCGCAACCCGGCCAACCGGCACCGCGCGGTGCCCTTCACCGCCGAGGACTTCCGGTACGCCTTCGGCAACACGATCAGCCAGGACCAGTCCGACGCCGCCTGGGAGCGGTACGCCGTCCCCGGCGCCGGGCACGTGCTGTTCGAGGGCTCGTTCGCCAACCTGGACCCGCACTCGGCCACCGAGATCGACCGCACGCGCGCCGACCGCGCCCCGCTGCTGATCACCGCCGGCGGCGAGGACCACGTCATCCCGGCGTCGCTGGCCGTCAGCCTGGCCAACCTCTACCGCAGCTCCACCGGGATCACCAGCTACCGGGAGTTCCCCGGCCGGTCACACTTCGTCGGCGGCGAACCGGGCTGGGAGGAGGAGGCAGACTTCGCGCTGGAGTGGGCGGTGGAGGCGGCGAACGAGTTCTCCCCGACCGTGGTCAGTGAGGCGCCCCGACGCTGA
- a CDS encoding TetR/AcrR family transcriptional regulator: protein MSDQPAPPWRTRARTRPAPRRPLSQQAVVDTALALINREGLGALSMRRVAQELGTGPASLYAHVSGKEELLELLVDRASADIVVPAPDPARWAEQIREVAWQAYRVYATHTNLALASLATIPTGPNALRVTEGMLEILLAGGVPPQRAAWFLDRLFLYIAGDAYEGALYAEKARAAGQDPPTWWANMHRQLRAYYQGLPAPTYPRILGHLDELMAGGGDERFGFGLDLLIDGLAATAPAGSEGHRAG, encoded by the coding sequence GTGAGCGACCAGCCCGCCCCGCCGTGGCGTACCCGCGCCCGCACCCGCCCGGCTCCCCGCCGGCCGCTCAGCCAGCAGGCGGTGGTGGACACCGCGCTCGCCCTGATCAACCGCGAGGGGCTGGGCGCGCTGAGCATGCGGCGGGTCGCCCAGGAGCTGGGCACCGGGCCGGCGTCGCTCTACGCCCACGTCTCCGGCAAGGAGGAGCTGCTCGAACTGCTGGTCGACCGGGCCAGCGCCGACATCGTGGTCCCGGCGCCGGACCCGGCGCGGTGGGCCGAGCAGATCCGCGAGGTCGCGTGGCAGGCGTACCGGGTGTACGCCACCCACACCAACCTGGCCCTGGCCTCGCTCGCCACCATCCCCACCGGCCCGAACGCACTGCGCGTCACCGAGGGGATGCTGGAGATCCTGCTGGCCGGCGGCGTGCCGCCCCAGCGGGCGGCCTGGTTCCTGGACCGGCTCTTCCTCTACATCGCCGGCGACGCCTACGAGGGCGCGCTGTACGCGGAGAAGGCCCGCGCCGCCGGGCAGGACCCGCCCACGTGGTGGGCGAACATGCACCGACAGCTCCGGGCGTACTACCAGGGCCTGCCCGCGCCGACGTACCCGCGCATCCTGGGCCACCTGGACGAGCTGATGGCCGGCGGTGGGGACGAGCGCTTCGGCTTCGGCCTGGACCTGCTGATCGACGGGCTGGCCGCGACGGCGCCGGCCGGGAGTGAGGGCCACCGGGCCGGGTAA
- a CDS encoding ArsR/SmtB family transcription factor: MSVDAFAVLAEPSRRRILDRLRRAESSVGDLVDALGMSQPAVSKHLRVLREAGLVTCRTAAQRRIYRVDTGPLRAVDDWLGPYRRMWDTHLDALERHLDSQE; encoded by the coding sequence GTGTCCGTGGACGCCTTCGCCGTACTGGCCGAACCCTCCCGCCGCCGCATCCTCGACCGGCTGCGCCGGGCGGAGAGCAGCGTCGGCGATCTGGTGGACGCGCTGGGGATGAGCCAGCCGGCCGTCTCCAAGCACCTGCGGGTGCTGCGCGAGGCCGGCCTGGTCACCTGCCGCACCGCCGCGCAGCGGCGGATCTACCGGGTCGACACCGGGCCGCTGCGGGCGGTGGACGACTGGCTCGGGCCCTACCGGCGGATGTGGGACACGCACCTCGACGCCCTGGAGCGCCACCTCGACAGTCAGGAGTGA
- a CDS encoding FAD-binding protein, producing MTDTNWAGNVRWSARDRHRPTSVDEVRRLVAGADRARAVGTGHSFNRLGDTAGTQITLAGLPPSVALDPDRRTVTVAAGVRYGDLATALHNQGYALRNLASLPHISVAGSVATATHGSGPANGNLATAVAALELVTADGDLLTVDRTEPRFAGLVVNLGALGVVTRLTLDVVPTFAVRQFVRLGLPRAALDEALDAAYSVSVFTGWRSDRFDQVWIKQDADQAPPPADWLDTVAADTPRHPVPGMSPEHCTAQLGEAGPWHERLPHFRLGFTPSSGDELQSEWHVARADAAAALAALDPVAERIAAVLQVCELRTVAADELWLSPNFRRDTLAVHFTWVGDPVAVALVLAEVEQRLAPFAPRPHWGKLFERDPAAAYPRHGDFRALLREFDPDGKFRTPEMDVYFPRD from the coding sequence ATGACCGACACCAACTGGGCCGGGAACGTCCGCTGGTCGGCGCGGGACCGGCACCGGCCGACCTCGGTGGACGAGGTGCGCCGGCTGGTCGCCGGGGCGGACCGGGCCCGGGCCGTCGGCACCGGCCACTCGTTCAACCGGCTCGGCGACACCGCCGGCACGCAGATCACGCTCGCCGGCCTGCCGCCGAGCGTCGCGCTCGACCCCGACCGGCGCACCGTCACGGTCGCCGCCGGCGTGCGCTACGGCGACCTGGCCACCGCGCTCCACAACCAGGGGTACGCGCTGCGCAACCTCGCCTCGCTCCCGCACATCTCGGTGGCCGGCTCGGTCGCCACCGCCACCCACGGATCCGGCCCGGCGAACGGCAACCTGGCCACCGCCGTGGCGGCGCTGGAGCTGGTCACCGCCGACGGTGACCTGCTCACCGTCGACCGTACCGAACCGAGGTTCGCCGGGCTGGTGGTCAACCTCGGTGCGCTGGGCGTGGTCACCCGGCTCACCCTCGACGTGGTGCCGACGTTCGCGGTGCGGCAGTTCGTGCGGCTCGGCCTGCCCCGCGCGGCGCTGGACGAGGCGCTCGACGCCGCGTACAGCGTCAGTGTCTTCACCGGGTGGCGGTCGGACCGCTTCGACCAGGTGTGGATCAAGCAGGACGCCGATCAGGCGCCGCCGCCGGCCGACTGGCTGGACACGGTGGCCGCGGACACGCCCCGGCACCCGGTGCCCGGCATGTCGCCGGAGCACTGCACCGCCCAGCTCGGCGAGGCCGGGCCGTGGCACGAGCGCCTGCCGCACTTCCGGCTCGGCTTCACCCCGAGCAGCGGCGACGAGTTGCAGTCCGAGTGGCACGTGGCCCGCGCCGACGCGGCGGCGGCGCTCGCCGCGCTCGATCCGGTCGCCGAGCGGATCGCCGCGGTGCTCCAGGTCTGCGAGCTGCGGACGGTGGCCGCCGACGAGCTGTGGCTGAGCCCGAACTTCCGGCGGGACACGCTGGCGGTGCACTTCACCTGGGTCGGTGACCCGGTGGCGGTGGCGCTGGTGCTGGCCGAGGTGGAGCAGCGGCTCGCCCCGTTCGCGCCGCGCCCGCACTGGGGCAAGCTCTTCGAGCGCGATCCGGCGGCCGCGTACCCCCGGCACGGCGACTTCCGGGCCCTGCTGCGCGAGTTCGACCCGGACGGGAAGTTCCGCACCCCGGAGATGGACGTCTACTTCCCCCGCGACTGA
- a CDS encoding LLM class F420-dependent oxidoreductase, giving the protein MELRIFTEPQQGASYDQLLAVARRAEETGFAAFFRSDHYLKMGSVSGDPGPTDAWTTLAGLARDTTRIRLGTLMSAATFRLPGPLAITVAQVDQMSGGRVELGIGTGWYAEEHSAYGIPFPALGERFDRLEEQLAVITGLWSTPPGSTFDFPGTYYPVSDSPALPKPVQRPRPPILLGGMGPKRTPRLAARYADEFNLPFASVDDTKTQFQRVRDACTAIDRDPSTMTWSNAVVLCCGRDDAEVARRAEAIGRDPDELRANGAAGTPAEVVDTLGRYAETGSDRVYLQVLDLADLDHLELVAAEVMPQL; this is encoded by the coding sequence ATGGAACTGCGGATCTTCACCGAACCCCAGCAGGGGGCCAGCTACGACCAGTTGCTCGCCGTGGCGCGCCGCGCGGAGGAGACGGGGTTCGCGGCGTTCTTCCGCTCCGACCACTACCTGAAGATGGGCTCGGTGAGCGGGGACCCCGGTCCGACCGACGCCTGGACCACCCTCGCCGGCCTGGCCCGGGACACCACCCGGATCCGGCTCGGCACGCTGATGAGCGCCGCCACCTTCCGCCTGCCCGGCCCGCTGGCCATCACCGTGGCGCAGGTCGACCAGATGAGCGGCGGCCGGGTCGAGCTGGGCATCGGCACCGGCTGGTACGCCGAGGAGCACAGCGCGTACGGCATCCCGTTCCCGGCGCTGGGGGAGCGGTTCGACCGGCTGGAGGAGCAGCTCGCCGTCATCACCGGGCTCTGGTCCACCCCGCCCGGGTCGACGTTCGACTTCCCCGGCACCTACTACCCGGTCAGCGACTCGCCGGCGCTGCCCAAGCCGGTGCAGCGGCCCCGCCCGCCGATCCTGCTCGGCGGCATGGGCCCGAAGCGCACGCCCCGCCTGGCGGCCCGGTACGCCGACGAGTTCAACCTGCCGTTCGCCTCCGTCGACGACACGAAGACGCAGTTCCAGCGGGTACGCGACGCCTGCACCGCGATCGACCGGGACCCGTCCACCATGACCTGGTCCAACGCGGTGGTGCTGTGTTGCGGGCGCGACGACGCCGAGGTGGCCCGGCGCGCCGAGGCGATCGGCCGGGATCCCGACGAGCTGCGCGCGAACGGCGCCGCCGGCACACCCGCCGAGGTGGTCGACACGCTCGGCCGGTATGCCGAGACCGGCAGCGACCGCGTCTACCTCCAGGTACTCGACCTGGCCGACCTGGACCACCTGGAGCTGGTCGCCGCCGAGGTGATGCCGCAGCTCTGA
- a CDS encoding site-2 protease family protein — protein MRASFRLGRIAGVPVGVNWSVLVIFVLIAWSLSASLFPRSYPGNSTLAYVAAGLAAAVVFFVGLLAHEVSHAVVAKRNGIEVEGITLWLFGGVAELKGEAKDPGAELRIAGVGPLVSLIIGVVFGTIAVAVAAAGGGGLLLGALSWLAGINVLLAVFNVLPAAPLDGGRLLRAAVWKATGDRTRASVVAARAGWVLGILLIGLGLWRFLVGAGFGGLWLALIGWFLIGAAGQEERAARMGDALRGIRVGDVMTPQPQTASGDLTVADFVDHYLFAYRHSTLPLAADGRPVGLVTLDRVRGIAADRRASTTLAEVSCRADELVLARPDEQLNDLLPRLNECTDGRALVVVDDRLVGIVSPSDISRAVQRGSLRQQMPAGR, from the coding sequence ATGAGGGCGAGTTTCCGGCTCGGCCGGATCGCGGGCGTACCCGTCGGCGTCAACTGGAGCGTCCTGGTCATCTTCGTGCTGATCGCCTGGTCGCTGTCGGCGAGTCTGTTCCCGCGCTCGTACCCGGGAAATTCGACGCTCGCCTACGTCGCCGCCGGCCTGGCCGCCGCGGTGGTCTTCTTCGTCGGCCTGCTCGCCCACGAGGTGTCGCACGCGGTGGTGGCCAAGCGCAACGGCATCGAGGTCGAGGGGATCACGCTCTGGCTCTTCGGCGGCGTCGCCGAGTTGAAGGGCGAGGCGAAGGACCCGGGCGCCGAGCTGCGGATCGCCGGCGTCGGACCCCTGGTCAGCCTGATCATCGGCGTGGTGTTCGGCACGATCGCGGTGGCGGTCGCGGCGGCCGGCGGGGGCGGGCTGCTGCTCGGTGCGCTGTCCTGGCTGGCCGGCATCAACGTGCTGCTGGCGGTCTTCAACGTGCTGCCGGCCGCGCCGCTCGACGGCGGGCGGCTGCTGCGCGCGGCGGTGTGGAAGGCCACCGGCGACCGGACCCGGGCGTCGGTGGTGGCCGCGCGCGCCGGCTGGGTGCTGGGCATCCTGCTGATCGGCCTCGGGCTCTGGCGGTTCCTGGTGGGCGCCGGATTCGGCGGGCTCTGGCTGGCGCTGATCGGTTGGTTCCTGATCGGCGCCGCCGGCCAGGAGGAGCGCGCCGCCCGGATGGGCGACGCGCTGCGCGGCATCCGGGTCGGCGACGTGATGACGCCGCAGCCGCAGACCGCGTCCGGCGACCTGACCGTGGCCGACTTCGTCGACCACTACCTCTTCGCGTACCGGCACTCGACGTTGCCACTGGCCGCCGACGGCCGGCCCGTCGGCCTGGTCACGCTCGACCGGGTACGCGGCATCGCGGCGGACCGCCGCGCCTCCACCACGCTGGCCGAGGTGTCCTGCCGGGCCGACGAGCTGGTGCTCGCCCGCCCCGACGAGCAGCTCAACGACCTGCTCCCCCGGCTCAACGAGTGCACCGACGGCCGGGCGCTGGTGGTGGTCGACGACCGGCTGGTCGGGATCGTCTCGCCCAGCGACATCAGCCGCGCCGTGCAGCGCGGCAGCCTGCGCCAGCAGATGCCCGCCGGGCGCTGA
- a CDS encoding SRPBCC family protein: MQRDNFRPGPLADVELVPGGDRWDLVLVRDLRHPPEKVWAALTDPEQLAQWAPFRSDHDLGGPGETTLRTVDGDRAHPAPARVLRADRPRLLEYTWGDALLRWELTPAGAGTTLTVRQRIDRPDLAPMVAAGWHLCLDVAGHLLDGDPVGPIRGAEAKDFGWAELRDAYAERLDRP, encoded by the coding sequence ATGCAGCGCGACAACTTCCGCCCCGGCCCGCTCGCCGACGTCGAGCTGGTCCCCGGGGGCGACCGGTGGGACCTGGTGCTCGTCCGGGACCTCCGGCATCCGCCGGAGAAGGTGTGGGCCGCCCTCACCGACCCGGAACAGCTGGCGCAGTGGGCGCCGTTCCGGTCCGACCACGACCTCGGCGGCCCCGGCGAGACCACGCTGCGCACCGTCGACGGCGACCGGGCCCACCCGGCCCCGGCCCGGGTGCTGCGCGCCGACCGGCCACGCCTGCTGGAGTACACCTGGGGCGACGCCCTGCTCCGCTGGGAACTGACCCCGGCCGGCGCCGGCACCACGCTCACCGTCCGGCAGCGGATCGACCGGCCCGACCTCGCCCCGATGGTGGCCGCCGGCTGGCATCTCTGCCTCGACGTCGCCGGTCATCTGCTCGACGGCGATCCGGTCGGCCCGATCCGTGGCGCGGAGGCGAAGGACTTCGGCTGGGCGGAGCTGCGCGACGCGTACGCCGAGCGCCTGGACCGCCCCTGA
- a CDS encoding PIN domain nuclease: MSDRGLLAVRGAIEIEVLHSARSAKEAQRIRWLLRGFDWLPMPDDIWDRAIDVQVKALHKGSHRALSMADLLIAATAERHGATVLHYDGDFDLITAITGQPTTWVAPAGTAD; this comes from the coding sequence TTGTCCGATCGGGGTCTGCTGGCTGTCCGCGGCGCGATCGAGATCGAGGTCTTGCACAGTGCCCGCTCGGCCAAGGAGGCGCAACGGATCCGATGGTTGCTGCGCGGATTCGACTGGCTTCCGATGCCTGACGACATCTGGGATCGAGCGATCGACGTGCAGGTGAAGGCGCTGCACAAGGGCAGCCACCGGGCGCTCTCGATGGCCGATCTGCTGATCGCTGCCACCGCCGAACGACATGGTGCGACGGTGCTGCACTACGACGGCGACTTCGACCTGATCACGGCGATCACCGGTCAGCCGACGACCTGGGTGGCGCCGGCCGGAACCGCCGACTGA
- a CDS encoding FAD-dependent monooxygenase, whose product MTDVLISGGGVAGCALAWWLRHRGFRPTVVERAAAPRDGGYKVDVRGAALTVLDRMGLTGSVRAHDTGMRLARFLDRRGRQLATMDAALFGGRTGGDVEIMRGDLTRILRAATGDVEHRFDDSVTALRPTADGMDVTFARGAHRRFDLVIGADGLHSTVRRLAFGPESAYLRPLGHHIAICTVPSGFGEERVELLHPAPGRTVGVYRTAGAPDARALFLFRSPAEAPDQGDAAGQRALLGRAFAGSGWRVPELLAALPDAPDLYLDAMSQVRMERWSSGRVGLVGDAAYAASPASGQGTSLGLVGAYVLAAALAEAGGQPAAGFAAYEQRMRPFVAANQALAERNLKGMVLGSATQIRFQTSMLRLLPRLPGRERMVSRVAEPIRRASDAITLPDPPARAA is encoded by the coding sequence ATGACCGATGTGCTGATCTCCGGCGGCGGTGTCGCCGGCTGCGCCCTCGCCTGGTGGTTGCGACACCGCGGCTTCCGACCCACAGTCGTGGAACGGGCCGCCGCGCCCCGCGACGGCGGCTACAAGGTGGACGTCCGGGGCGCCGCCCTGACCGTGCTGGACCGGATGGGCCTGACCGGTTCGGTCCGGGCGCACGACACCGGCATGCGCCTGGCCCGATTCCTCGACCGGCGCGGCCGGCAACTCGCCACCATGGACGCGGCCCTCTTCGGCGGCCGCACGGGAGGCGACGTCGAGATCATGCGCGGCGACCTGACCCGGATCCTGCGGGCGGCGACCGGAGACGTGGAACACCGCTTCGACGACTCGGTCACCGCGCTGCGCCCCACCGCCGACGGCATGGACGTGACGTTCGCGCGGGGCGCGCACCGCCGCTTCGACCTGGTGATCGGCGCCGACGGACTGCACTCGACGGTACGACGCCTCGCGTTCGGCCCGGAGTCGGCGTACCTGCGCCCGCTCGGGCACCACATCGCCATCTGCACCGTGCCCTCCGGGTTCGGCGAGGAGCGGGTCGAGCTGCTGCACCCCGCCCCCGGGCGGACCGTCGGCGTCTACCGCACCGCCGGCGCGCCCGACGCCCGGGCGCTCTTCCTCTTCCGCTCGCCGGCCGAGGCCCCCGACCAAGGCGACGCCGCCGGGCAGCGGGCGTTGCTGGGGCGGGCGTTCGCCGGCTCCGGATGGCGGGTGCCCGAGCTGCTCGCCGCGCTGCCGGACGCGCCGGACCTCTACCTCGACGCGATGAGCCAGGTCCGGATGGAGCGCTGGTCGTCCGGCCGCGTCGGCCTGGTCGGCGACGCCGCCTACGCCGCCTCGCCGGCCTCCGGTCAGGGCACCAGCCTGGGGCTGGTCGGCGCGTACGTGCTGGCCGCCGCGCTGGCCGAGGCGGGCGGGCAGCCGGCGGCCGGGTTCGCCGCGTACGAGCAGCGGATGCGGCCGTTCGTCGCGGCGAACCAGGCCCTGGCCGAGCGCAACCTGAAGGGGATGGTGCTCGGCTCGGCCACGCAGATCCGGTTCCAGACGTCGATGCTGCGCCTTCTGCCGCGCCTGCCGGGACGGGAGCGGATGGTCAGCCGGGTGGCCGAGCCGATCCGGCGGGCCTCGGACGCGATCACGTTGCCGGACCCGCCGGCCCGCGCGGCCTGA
- a CDS encoding ABC transporter ATP-binding protein: MTDTAPAVDLAGLTKTFGPVTAVDGLSLRITPGEVVAFLGPNGAGKTTTVDMLLGLARPDAGTVRLFGGTPADAVRLGRVAAVMQTGGLLKDLTVAETVRMTAHFYGHTRPVTEVLERAGIAEIADRPVGRCSGGQQQRLRFALALLPDPDLMVLDEPTTGMDVEGRRDFWQAIRADARSGRTVLFATHYLDEADAYADRIVLVRQGRVVADGTTAEIKNLAAGRVVRATLPGADQAALAALPGVRSVEVRGDAILVHSEDSDVVARHLLTRTDARDLEITSRNLEDAFLALTAAA, translated from the coding sequence ATGACCGACACCGCACCGGCCGTCGACCTGGCCGGACTCACCAAGACCTTCGGCCCGGTGACCGCCGTCGACGGGCTCAGCCTGCGGATCACCCCCGGTGAGGTGGTGGCCTTCCTCGGCCCCAACGGCGCCGGCAAGACCACCACTGTCGACATGCTGCTCGGGCTGGCCCGCCCGGACGCGGGCACCGTCCGGCTCTTCGGCGGCACCCCGGCCGACGCCGTCCGGCTCGGCCGGGTCGCCGCCGTGATGCAGACCGGCGGCCTGCTCAAGGACCTCACCGTCGCCGAGACGGTACGCATGACCGCGCACTTCTACGGCCACACCCGGCCGGTCACCGAGGTGCTGGAGCGGGCCGGCATCGCCGAGATCGCCGACCGGCCGGTGGGCAGGTGCTCGGGCGGCCAGCAGCAGCGGCTGCGGTTCGCGCTGGCGCTGCTGCCGGACCCGGACCTGATGGTGCTGGACGAGCCGACCACCGGAATGGACGTCGAGGGGCGGCGCGACTTCTGGCAGGCGATCCGGGCCGACGCCCGCTCCGGCCGTACCGTGCTGTTCGCCACCCACTACCTGGACGAGGCGGACGCGTACGCGGACCGGATCGTGCTGGTCCGCCAGGGGCGGGTGGTGGCCGACGGCACCACCGCGGAGATCAAGAACCTGGCCGCCGGCCGGGTGGTGCGGGCCACCCTGCCCGGCGCCGACCAGGCCGCGCTCGCCGCGCTGCCCGGCGTGCGCTCGGTCGAGGTACGCGGCGACGCGATCCTGGTGCACAGCGAGGACTCCGACGTGGTCGCCCGGCACCTGCTGACCCGGACCGACGCCCGGGACCTGGAGATCACCTCCCGCAACCTCGAGGACGCGTTCCTCGCCCTCACCGCCGCCGCCTGA